In Canis lupus familiaris isolate Mischka breed German Shepherd chromosome 5, alternate assembly UU_Cfam_GSD_1.0, whole genome shotgun sequence, a genomic segment contains:
- the OR8B8 gene encoding olfactory receptor family 8 subfamily B member 8 codes for MPLVRMAAENSSVTEFILSGLTNQPGLQIPLFFLFLGFYVVTVVGNLGLITLIGLNSHLHTPMYFFLFNLSFIDFCYSTVITPKMLMNFVLRKNVISYAGCMTQLFFFLFFVVSESFILSAMAYDRYAAICNPLVYTATMSPQVCFLLLLGVYVMGFAGAMAHTVCMVRLTFCANNLVDHYMCDILPLLERSCTSTYVNELVVFIVVGIDIGVPTVTIFISYALILSSILRIHSTKGRSKAFSTCSSHIIAVSLFFGSGAFMYLKPSSLLPMNQGKVSSLFYTIVVPMLNPLIYSLRNKDVKIALKKTLSKKPFS; via the coding sequence ATGCCTTTAGTAAGAATGGCAGCTGAGAATTCCTCTGTGACAGAGTTTATCCTCTCAGGCTTAACCAACCAGCCAGGACTCCagattcctctcttcttcctgtttctaGGTTTCTATGTGGTCACGGTGGTAGGGAACCTGGGCCTGATAACCCTGATTGGGCTGAATTCTCACCtgcacacccccatgtacttttTCCTCTTCAACTTGTCCTTCATAGATTTCTGCTATTCCACTGTTATCACTCCCAAGATGCTGATGAATTTTGTCTTGAGGAAGAACGTCATCTCCTACGCAGGGTGTATGACTCagctcttcttctttctcttctttgttgtATCTGAGTCCTTCATCCTGTCAGCAATGGCATATGACCGCTATGCCGCCATCTGTAACCCACTGGTATACACTGCCACCATGTCTCCTCAGGTCTGCTTCCTCCTTCTGTTGGGTGTCTATGTGATGGGGTTTGCTGGAGCCATGGCCCACACAGTGTGCATGGTAAGACTGACCTTCTGTGCCAACAATCTGGTTGACCACTACATGTGCGACATCCTTCCCCTTCTTGAGCGTTCTTGCACCAGCACCTATGTCAATGAGCTGGTAGTTTTTATTGTTGTGGGCATTGATATTGGTGTGCCCACAGTTACCATCTTCATTTCTTATGCCCTCATCCTCTCCAGCATTCTCCGTATTCATTCTACCAAGGGCAGGTCCAAAGCCTTCAGCACCTGCAGCTCCCACATAATTGCTGTTTCCCTCTTCTTTGGATCAGGGGCATTTATGTACCTCAAACCATCCTCTCTTTTACCTATGAATCAGGGGAAAGTGTCCTCTTTGTTCTACACCATCGTTGTGCCCATGCTCAACCCACTAATCTACAGCTTGAGGAATAAGGATGTCAAAATTGCTCTGAAGAAAACACTGAGCAAGAAACCATTCTCTTGA